From the Conger conger chromosome 14, fConCon1.1, whole genome shotgun sequence genome, one window contains:
- the LOC133110381 gene encoding transmembrane protein 43: MSEPTRDSHTRVSSKPKPGFLERLSETTGGMLVGVSLFLLSFYVLFTNEGKAMRIAASLDEGLSLVVSLDPAFSPEVQNNNHLIHLSAPLHTAQPLHDPNYKVAVHAVKLKRQVEMYQWVEHQESRDYEEDGQSKSETTYSYNTEWRSDIINSRNFDKEIGHINPSAMAVESVTVVAPDVWVGKFSLSNGLVEKIDNFETLSLTEPSPDPDSFLTVHGDYFYHTAHPTRPEVGDVRVSFSYAGLSGEGSYPKPAQLVSVVAMQRDDRLMPFKTKSGEKLEILYLEELSAQEVFEREHQVNTRRLWALRAAGWALMFLGISLTIRIFHTLVDWVPVLRELVNLGLKIFALCVSCSLSLLTIAAGWLFYRPLVAGTLIALALVPVLVARSRTPPKKHQ; encoded by the exons ATGTCGGAACCG ACCAGGGACTCGCATACACGCGTCAGCAGCAAACCGAAGCCCGGGTTCCTGGAGCGCCTCAGCGAGACCACCGGGGGAATGCTTGTGGGAGTTTCTTTATTCCTACTGTCATTTTACGTGCTTTTCACCAATGAG GGAAAGGCGATGCGCATCGCTGCCTCTTTGGACGAGGGTCTGTCACTGGTGGTGTCCTTGGACCCTGCTTTTTCTCCAGAAGTCCAGAATAATAACCACCTAATTCATCTGTCTGCcccactgcacactgcccaG CCCCTGCACGACCCAAACTACAAAGTGGCCGTGCATGCAGTCAAGCTGAAGAGGCAGGTGGAGATGTACCAGTGGGTGGAGCACCAGGAGAGCAG AGACTACGAGGAGGATGGACAGTCCAAGTCTGAGACAACGTACtcgtaca aCACAGAGTGGAGGTCAGACATCATCAATAGCAGGAACTTTGACAAAGAGATTGGGCACATTAACCCCAG TGCCATGGCGGTGGAGAGCGTCACTGTGGTCGCTCCTGACGTCTGGGTGGGGAAGTTCTCTCTGTCCAATG GCTTGGTGGAAAAGATTGACAACTTCGAGACGCTGAGTTTGACCGAGCCCTCTCCTGACCCCGATTCCTTCCTCACTGTGCATGGAGACTACTTTTACCACACCGCACACCCCACCCGACCAGAG GTCGGGGATGTGAGAGTGTCTTTTTCCTACGCggggctgagtggagagggATCATACCCGAAACCTGCTCAGTTG GTCAGTGTGGTTGCAATGCAGAGGGATGACCGGCTGATGCCCTTTAAAACCAAGTCTGGTGAAAAGCTCGAGATTCTGTACCTGGAAGAACTGTCCgctcag GAGGTGTTTGAGCGGGAGCACCAGGTGAACACCAGGCGTCTCTGGGCTCTGAGAGCTGCAGGCTGGGCCCTCATGTTCCTGGGCATCAGTCTGACCATCAGGATATTCCACACTCTGG TGGACTGGGTTCCCGTGCTCAGAGAGCTTGTGAATTTGGGGCTGAAGATCTTCGCTCTCTGCGTGTCCTGCTCCCTGTCACTCCTCACCATCGCGGCCGGCTGGCTGTTCTaccgccccctggtggccgggACCCTCATCGCCCTGGCCCTCGTCCCCGTGCTCGTCGCCCGCTCACGCACCCCGCCCAAGAAGCACCAGTGA
- the LOC133110379 gene encoding rab GDP dissociation inhibitor beta-like, with amino-acid sequence MQEYDVIVLGTGLKECILSGIMSVGGKKVLHIDRNPYYGGESASISPLEELYKKFHVSGPPTSMGHGRDWNVDLIPKFLLANGEFVKMLLYTGVTRYLDFKVVEDSFAYRAGRLHKVPSTEAEIHSSDLMGMFDKRRFRKLLQFVLNFEDNSPRTHLDMEPKRTSTRELFHHFDLGPDIIEFTGHALALYHNDEYLDQPFLQTIKRIRLYTESLARFNHSPYLYPIYGLGELPQGFARLSAEYGGIYMLNCSVQEIMMQNGKVSGVKSEGQVYHCKQLICDPSYVPHRVKKVSRVIRVICLLDHPIRSTHDANSCQIIIPQTQVNRKSDIYVCMVSYTHNVAAEGKYVAMVSTTVETNNPEKEVKPGLELLEPILEKFVSIDDLFVPKDDGRLSQVFISRSYDAATHFVTECEDIKDMYHRITGSEFNFSSLQSATSWRTE; translated from the exons ATGCAGGAGTATGATGTCATCGTTTTGGGCACAGGTCTGAAG GAATGCATTCTCTCAGGGATAATGTCAGTGGGTGGTAAAAAGGTCCTTCACATTGACCGCAACCCATACTATGGAGGAGAGAGTGCCTCTATCTCCCCACTGGAAGAG ctgtATAAGAAATTCCACGTGTCAGGTCCTCCGACGTCCATGGGCCATGGGCGTGACTGGAACGTGGACCTCATCCCCAAATTCTTGCTGGCCAATG GGGAGTTCGTGAAGATGCTACTGTATACAGGGGTGACTCGGTATTTGGATTTTAAGGTGGTGGAGGATAGTTTTGCATACCGGGCAGGACGACTTCACAAGGTCCCATCAACAGAGGCTGAGATCCACTCATCAG ATCTGATGGGCATGTTTGACAAGCGCAGATTCCGTAAGCTGCTACAGTTTGTGCTGAACTTTGAAGACAACAGCCCGCGAACCCACCTCGACATGGAGCCCAAACGCACCAGTACCAGGGAGCTTTTCCACCACTTCGACCTTGGGCCAGACATCATTGAATTCACAGGACATGCCCTGGCTCTATACCACAATGATGA GTACTTGGACCAGCCCTTCCTCCAGACGATAAAACGCATCAGACTGTACACAGAGTCTCTGGCCCGCTTCAATCACAGTCCCTACCTCTACCCCATCTACGGGCTGGGAGAGCTGCCACAGGGATTCGCCCG ACTCAGTGCAGAGTATGGGGGAATCTACATGCTGAACTGTTCGGTGCAGGAGATCATGATGCAGAACGGAAAAGTTTCCGGAGTGAAGTCGGAGGGACAG GTATATCACTGTAAGCAGCTGATCTGTGACCCCAGCTATGTTCCCCATCGGGTGAAGAAAGTTAGCCGAGTCATTCGGGTTATCTGTTTACTTGACCATCCAATCAGATCTACTCACGATGCCAACTCCTGTCAGATCATCATCCCTCAAACACAGGTCAACAGAAAGTCAG ACATCTACGTTTGTATGGTGTCTTACACACATAATGTTGCAGCGGAGGGGAAGTATGTTGCCATGGTGAGCACGACCGTGGAGACCAATAACCCAGAGAAAGAAGTGAAGCCAGGCCTGGAGCTGCTGGAGCCCATTCTAGAGAA ATTTGTCTCCATTGATGACCTGTTTGTGCCCAAAGATGATGGGAGGTTGAGCCAG GTGTTTATCTCCCGGTCCTATGACGCTGCCACACATTTCGTGACAGAGTGTGAGGACATTAAGGACATGTACCATCGCATTACGGGGTCAGAGTTCAACTTCAGCAGCCTGCAGAGTGCCACGTCGTGGCGGACTGAGTGa